GCGGGGCATCCGACCGTCATCGGCGAGAACGTGTCGGTCGGACACAACGCGGTCGTCCACGGCTGCACGATCGGCGACGGCTCGCTCATCGGGATGGGGAGCGTCGTGCTCTCGGGGGCGGTGATCGGGGACGGATGCCTCGTCGCCGGCGGCGCCGTCGTGCTCGAGGGCACGGTCATCCCGCCGGGATCGCTCGTCGCCGGCGTTCCGGCGAAGGTCCGGCGCGAGCTCACCGACGAGGAGCGGGCCGGCATCCTCCGCAACGCCGAGACGTACCGTGCCCACCTCTCGACCCATGCCGGCGCAGCGCCGCTGGAGGCGTGACGTGCGCATCGAATCCCTCCGCCCGGACGAGGTCTTCGTCTTCGGCTCGAACGCCTCCGGCGCGCACGGCGGGGGAGCGGCGCGCTTCGCGTACGACCGGTTCGGGGCGATCTGGGGTCAGTCCGAGGGCCTGCAGGGGCAGTCGTACGGCATCGACACGATGTCCGGGCTCCGCGTGTTCGAGGAGCAGGCGGCCCGGTTCCTCGCGTTCGCGGCAGAGCACCCTGAACTCCGGTTCCTCGTGACCGAGGTTGGCTGCGGGATCGCCGGCTACCGTCCCGAGCAGGTCGCGGGCTTCTTCCGCGGCGCGCCGGGCAACGTCGTGCTGCCCGAGTCCTTCACCGCCGTGCTGGAGGGCCTGGGAAGCGCATAGGACCGCGATCCGCAACCCCTTGCGCGACCACAGGCGACGCGGCGTACCGTGACGGTTCCCCTCGCGAACCCGCAGTGCAGTTAGGGGGCGCCGCATGTCGCGTCGCGCCAAGACCTATTCATCCCGCCGCGGCGAGACGGCCGCCACCGTCGCCCTGAGCACGACGGCCTTCGTGTTCGCCGTCGTCGCCGTCTTCCTGGCCGTCATGTGGGGCGAGAGCGGCACGCAGACGTGGGGCGTCCTTGTCGGGATGATGCTCCCCATCGCCCTGACGCTGCTCGCCGCCGTCGTCCTCACGGCCCACCTGGTTCGACTGCGCGTCGTGCGGGGGACGGCGATCCGCCAGAGGATCCGGCGGGAGCTCAGGGCGATGTTCCGGACCGACCTGACCTGAGGCCTGCGTGGCGCGGCTGATCGCGTGTATTAGACTCGTCCGGTGCGCCTCGGCGCGCTCCGGGGATGTAGCTCAATGGTAGAGCCTCAGTCTTCCAAACTGATGGTGCGGGTTCGATTCCCGTCATCCCCTCCAAATGCCCGGACGTGTGCGACTCACTCGGGCTTCGGCTCGGGATGCAGCGTCCCCCGGTGGACCTCGACGATCCGGGTGTGCTTGTTGCCTTCTGCGTGGTCGCGGATGGGCTTGTCCTCCATGAAGAGGCGGATCACGTGCGCCAGCTCGTCGGGGTGGCTGAAGTTGATCGCGTGGGCGGCCGACTCCATCGAGACGACCAGCACGTGGTTGTCGGTCAGCGACGCGATCTCCTGGATCCGCGCCGCCTTCGGGAGGAGGGGATCGCGGTCGCCGAGAACGACCAGCGTGGGCACGTGCATGCTCAGGAGGCGCTCGAGCGAGGGGTACTGGGTGAGCGCCCGGAACATCTTGAAGGTGCTCGGCACGCCGAAGCGCAGGTAGTCGGGCGTCGCGACGCCGACCATCTTCCGGGGCTCGCGGCCGCCGTCCTTCGCGAGCTGCGCGACGGCGCGGCGGAGGGGCTGATTGTGGACACCGCCGGCCGGCGAGACCAGCACGGCCCGCTCCAGCCGCTCGGGGTAGTGATAGGCGAACTCGCAGATGACGGGGCACCCCATCGAGTTGCCGACCAGGGTCACCTTCTCGATGCCCCGGTCGTCGAGGAAGCGCGCCGCGGCGCGGGCGAGATCGGGGACGTCCAGCTGGTCCGGCGCCTTGCCGCTGCGGCCGAACCCCGGCAGATCGGGCACGAGGGTGTGGAACTCGTCCGCGAGCTTCTCGGCCGTCGGGAGGAGGTATCGCCCCGAGAGTCCGAAGCCGTGGACGTGCATCATGACAGGCGCGTCGGGCGGGTTCACGGACTCGCGGTAGAAGACGTCGATCCCGTCGACGAGCGTCCAGCGCTCGGCGAGCGTCGTCTGCGGACGGCGGGGATGCATCCGCCGCCGGTGCTCGAAGTTCGGCGCTGTGCTCGATCCTGTCGTCATGGCTGACACCCCTTCGCATGCCTGAGGGGAACGTGCCATCCGCGGGCGAGCACTGTCAACACCGCGAGGGTGCGAATCGCCCCGCACAGGTGACCCCCTTGCGCGTCGGCTAGACTTCTCGGGGCCGTTCGGCGCGCGCATGCGTGTGCACCCGCCCGGGGCGTAGCTCAGCTTGGTAGAGCGCCCGCTTTGGGAGCGGGAGGCCGCAGGTTCAAATCCTGTCGCCCCGACGTCACGGCCTCTCGAACTCGAAACACCAGACCTTCAGCAGCCGCGCACGCGCGCGGTCCACACGAGGAGAACGAAACGGCATGGTCAACAGCACCGTCGAGAAGCTCAGCCCCACACGGGTCAAGCTGCACATCACGGTCAGCCCCGACGAGCTGAAGCCGAGCATCAAGCACGCCTACGAGCACATCGCTCAGGACGTCCAGATCCCCGGCTTCCGCAAGGGCAAGGTCCCGGCGCCCATCATCGATCAGCGCATCGGTCGCACCGCCGTGCTCGAGCACGCCGTGAGCGAGGGCCTCGACACGTTCTACCGCGAGGCCGTCCAGGCCCAGGAGCTGCGCGTGCTCGGCCGTCCGAGCGCCGAGGTCACCGAGTGGCCGAACGAGAAGGACTTCTCGGGCGACCTCGAGGTCGAGGTCGAGGTGGACGTCCGCCCCGAATTCGACCTCCCCGACTTCGAGGGCACCACGATCACGGTCGACGCGGCCGAGGTCGACGAGGCCGCCATCGACGAGGAGCTCGACCGCCTCCGCGGCCGCTTCGGCACGCTCGTCACGGTCGACCGCCCCGCCACGACCGGTGACTTCGTCGAGCTCGACCTGGTCGCCACGATCGACGGCGACGAGATCGACCGGGCCGAGGGCGTGTCGTACGAGGTCGGCTCCGGCGAGCTCCTCGAGGGCATCGACGAGGCCATCGACTCGCTCACTGCGGGCGAGGACACGACGTTCCGCTCGAAGCTGGTCGGCGGCGACCACGCCGGCGAAGAGGCCGAGGTCTCGGTCACGGTCAACGCCGTCAAGGAGCGCGAGCTCCCCGAGGCCGATGACGACTTCGCCCAGATCGCGAGCGAGTTCGACACGATCGCCGAGCTGCGCGACAGCCTCAAGGAGCGCGTCGGCCAGCAGTCGGTCTTCACGCAGGGCTCTGCGGCGCGCGACAAGCTCGTCGAGCAGCTCCTCGAGCAGGTCGAGATCCCCGTGCCGGCGCAGCTCGTCGAGGACGAGGTGCACAACCACCTCGAGGGCGAGGGCCGTCTGGAGGACGACGTGCACCGCGCCGAGGTGACCGAGGCGAGCGAGAAGCAGTTCCGCACGCAGATGCTCCTCGATGCGATCGCCGAGAAGTTCGAGGTCCAGGTCTCGCAGGACGAGCTCACGCAGTACCTCGTGCAGTCGGCCGCGCAGTACGGCATGGCCCCGCAGGACTTCGTCGACGCCCTGCAGCAGAACAACCAGCTTCCCGCGATCGTCGGCGAGGTCGCCCGCAACAAGGCCCTCGCGGTCGCGCTGGGCAAGGTCTCGGTCGTCGACTCCAACGGCGCTCCCGTCGACCTGACGGGCTTCGTCGCCGTCGACGACGAGACCGCCGCTGAGGACGAGGTCGTCGAAGAGGCCGAGGAGCTTGTGGATGCCGCGGCCGAGGCCGACGAGATCATCGCAGCC
This genomic interval from Microbacterium sp. 4R-513 contains the following:
- a CDS encoding gamma carbonic anhydrase family protein, whose translation is MTIDADASVLVLAGRSPSIDASAFVAAGARVIGDVALGEGASVWYNAVLRADSDAIRVGAGSNLQDNVSVHVDAGHPTVIGENVSVGHNAVVHGCTIGDGSLIGMGSVVLSGAVIGDGCLVAGGAVVLEGTVIPPGSLVAGVPAKVRRELTDEERAGILRNAETYRAHLSTHAGAAPLEA
- a CDS encoding alpha/beta hydrolase, with the translated sequence MTTGSSTAPNFEHRRRMHPRRPQTTLAERWTLVDGIDVFYRESVNPPDAPVMMHVHGFGLSGRYLLPTAEKLADEFHTLVPDLPGFGRSGKAPDQLDVPDLARAAARFLDDRGIEKVTLVGNSMGCPVICEFAYHYPERLERAVLVSPAGGVHNQPLRRAVAQLAKDGGREPRKMVGVATPDYLRFGVPSTFKMFRALTQYPSLERLLSMHVPTLVVLGDRDPLLPKAARIQEIASLTDNHVLVVSMESAAHAINFSHPDELAHVIRLFMEDKPIRDHAEGNKHTRIVEVHRGTLHPEPKPE
- the tig gene encoding trigger factor, which gives rise to MVNSTVEKLSPTRVKLHITVSPDELKPSIKHAYEHIAQDVQIPGFRKGKVPAPIIDQRIGRTAVLEHAVSEGLDTFYREAVQAQELRVLGRPSAEVTEWPNEKDFSGDLEVEVEVDVRPEFDLPDFEGTTITVDAAEVDEAAIDEELDRLRGRFGTLVTVDRPATTGDFVELDLVATIDGDEIDRAEGVSYEVGSGELLEGIDEAIDSLTAGEDTTFRSKLVGGDHAGEEAEVSVTVNAVKERELPEADDDFAQIASEFDTIAELRDSLKERVGQQSVFTQGSAARDKLVEQLLEQVEIPVPAQLVEDEVHNHLEGEGRLEDDVHRAEVTEASEKQFRTQMLLDAIAEKFEVQVSQDELTQYLVQSAAQYGMAPQDFVDALQQNNQLPAIVGEVARNKALAVALGKVSVVDSNGAPVDLTGFVAVDDETAAEDEVVEEAEELVDAAAEADEIIAAEEAEEKPAKKTAKKK